The Streptomyces taklimakanensis nucleotide sequence TAGGCCGTCATCCAGTCGATGGCCCACGGCTCGGGGGTGTTGCCGAGCCAGGTGTCGTCGGTGAGCCGTCGCCAGTCGACGTCGCCGCCGAGCCCCACCAGACGCGCGGCGTTGGCGACGGCCAACCGGCGGTTGGGGACCTGCTCGGCGGCGCGGGTGGAGGTCAGCGAGCGCAGGTGGGCGACGAGGGCGTCCATGCGCGGGTGCCGGTAGCCGGCGCGGACGAAGTGCGCGTACAGCTCCAGCGGGTCGGCCATCATCATGTAGCGGAGCTGGCGTTCGTAGAGCATGTCGCCGCCGCGCAGCTCCCACCAGGCGAAGTCCAGCAGTTCGCGGGCCGTCTCCGTCTCCTTCCGCGACGCCAGTCCCTCGCGCAGCACCAGGGAGGCGGCCAGCGCCGTCTCGCCCAGCGGCTTGTAGACGCTGTCGGGATCGGCCATCTCGGCGGTGGTGCCGGGCGGCAGCGTGCCCAGCTCGCAGTGGCGGCGCAGCCAGCCGAGCGCCCGGGTGGCCAGTCGGTGCGCCGACCGGGACACGGGCGCGGGGACCGACGCCGCGGCGGTCGTGGGGGACGTGCTCATGCGGTGGGCCCTCCCGGCCTGTCGGAGGTGTCCGGA carries:
- a CDS encoding DUF6895 family protein — protein: MSTSPTTAAASVPAPVSRSAHRLATRALGWLRRHCELGTLPPGTTAEMADPDSVYKPLGETALAASLVLREGLASRKETETARELLDFAWWELRGGDMLYERQLRYMMMADPLELYAHFVRAGYRHPRMDALVAHLRSLTSTRAAEQVPNRRLAVANAARLVGLGGDVDWRRLTDDTWLGNTPEPWAIDWMTAYCVTHSVFHITDWGGRPGELPEPVEEYLRLWLPVWLDVWREIQEWDLVAELMIVGSCLNEPYFDAGLWEELAATQHEDGLVPRDGKPVEGDTAQRFREHHHTTVVAAVAGTLALSRAGVGRTR